A stretch of Epinephelus moara isolate mb unplaced genomic scaffold, YSFRI_EMoa_1.0 scaffold3284, whole genome shotgun sequence DNA encodes these proteins:
- the LOC126387275 gene encoding olfactory receptor 11A1-like, with translation MDDELNVTYITLGGHVEVDKYRYVYFVIIFIVYILIICSNSTIVYLIWVHKNLHEPMYIFIAALLLNSVLLSTAVYPKLLIDFLSEKQMISYSACLFQFQMFYSLAASEFLLLAAMSYDRYVSICKPLKYPTIMTKTTVSIFLVLAWVLPACEMAVPTGLSANKKLCTFILKGVFCNNTVYKLQCVISRARLVRDMIMLVNLALVPVLFILFTYTRIFLITYQNGREVRKKAAQTCLPHLIVLLNFSCLCVYDVIIIGLEPVFPEIVHLIMTLQIVLYHPLFNPIMYGLKMKEISKHLKRLFCQAKMK, from the coding sequence ATATATTCTAATAATATGCAGTAATTCCACTATTGTGTACCTTATCTGGGTTCACAAAAACCTTCATGAGCCTATGTACATATTCATTGCAGCTTTGTTACTGAACTCTGTCCTTCTCAGCACTGCTGTCTACCCAAAACTTTTGATTGACTTTTTATCTGAAAAACAGATGATATCATATTCTGCGTGTCTCTTTCAGTTTCAGATGTTTTACTCTTTAGCTGCTTCAGAGTTCTTACTGTTGGCAGCCATGTCTTATGACAGGTATGTTTCAATATGTAAACCTCTGAAATATCCAACTATCATGACCAAAACAACTGTCAGTATTTTCCTGGTTTTAGCTTGGGTTCTGCCTGCTTGCGAGATGGCAGTGCCAACTGGTTTGAGTGCTAATAAAAAACTTTGTacctttattttaaaaggaGTTTTTTGTAACAATACAGTTTATAAACTTCAATGTGTGATCTCAAGAGCACGCCTTGTACGAGATATGATTATGCTGGTTAATCTTGCACTTGTTCCTGTGCTTTTCATACTTTTTACATACACTAGGATATTCCTAATAACTTATCAAAATGGTAGAGAAGTCAGAAAAAAGGCTGCACAGACTTGTTTACCGCACTTGATAGTTTTGTTAAActtttcctgtttgtgtgtgtatgatgtcATTATAATTGGACTGGAACCTGTTTTTCCAGAAATTGTGCATTTAATAATGACTTTACAAATTGTTTTGTATCATCCTCTATTTAATCCAATCATGTACGGATTAAAGATGAAAGAAATTTCCAAACACCTTAAGAGGTTGTTCTGTCAAGCCAAAATGAAGTAA